ATAAATTGCTAACATGAGCTAAGGTCTTCAGGAGTATGACTGGtcatgttgattttgtttagatttgACAAAtcgtaattatataagtgattattggtcggactatacattattattattattattattattattattattattattattattacaacaattgttagttgttggcacttgagcCTATACACATTCATGGCAACAAATATGACAACAGGGGATATAGttagaaaacatgttttatgataataaagaggcgtggtttacttcataggctgtgtgtttgtgttattatattatctgggtcacatgacagtgatatataaccaaaatatgtatcctgggatttattcaaaattttaatttgtttaaaaaagtaatacataaataaataaataaataaatatctgtaaatttgactgaaagagacaattatattgttaatcgcaattatttccgACACAATcaattgtacagcaacatttaaAATTGTTCCAGCTCTACCAGCctcttgcatattttaccagcatacGGTAACAGGTGGGttaactgtaatgcagcctttaaaaccaggaaaagacaacttGTGTCATATCTCGAATTCTGAAATTTGAGACGATATCTAGACTCATATATCGATGGGGATATAATATCCATATATTGGCCAGCTCTACATTTACTGAACAGAAGAGCTCTCAAAATGCCGTTGTATGTTACCATGTACAACGCCAATCAAGGCTATCGTATGTACCAGTTCTGGGAGAGGACAGATGTCTGCAGTGTTGATGTACAGCCCCTCCACTACAATGAACTTCCGGGTCACTCGAGCTTTGCGAGGATTCTGCAGCAGAAATAAAGTGTGGGAGACTTGTGTAAGACATATGGCGTTCATTAAAGACGGAGTGAAAGCAGGATTATAAAAATACCATTTGTTACATTTGTAAGCATGAAAGCAGAAGTCACATAATCACATAATCACATTCGAAGGGGTCAgaagctcagtcagtagggagttagGTTGGgtaccggagggtcgctggttcaagtcctcatatggaccaaagtatggtggtggactggtagctggagaggtgccagatcacctcctgggcactgccaaggtgctcttaagcaaggcactgaaccccaaaCCTGTCCATTGACAGCTGcagcccccccactctgacatctctccattagtgcatgtaaagcTACTgagcctgtgtgtaatgtgttttcACACAGAGTGACACAAGCATTGAAATTTCCCTTGTGGGATAAATAGTATAAATGATTATTTTGAATAACTCCGTCCTAACCTTGTGGTCCTCCAGCTCCTGCTCCTTGAGCAGCCTCTCCAGATCCTCCATGTCGTTGTGTTTGAAGTATTTGATGAAGCTGCGGGACGCCTGGAGACCCTTCTGGATGGAGAAGCAGGCGGCTTCGTCCCTGAACACACAACGCAAAAGTGAAAGCACTCAACCGTGGCACACTAAACCCAACGGACCaacaacatataaacacacgcAGGCTTGAGATGCTAGATATGGTTTTCTGTGTGAACCTTCGGGGAACTAAGCCTGACAATAACTGTAGTTTTAAGTCTTTATTCACCACAACAATTACAGTGGAGCTCCCTCCAACAACGCAGTGACAAAACATTCCAAAAGAAAAAGACTTGGGTATAGGGTGCTTTTTCAGTCTGATCACTGAATCCTGGCTTAATATTGCTCTGTACACGTTAgcagcagggctgtagtcaagaccattttgggcctgtttcacaaaaccaagataagggattaagccgggatttccccGTTATCCTGGAtaaatttagccttgactcggtttcatgaaagcggaggcacataaatcaccatggagatttattctgtgcagctagcctgctcccgaccaggctaacagctagtctgctcctgaccaggctaagaGCCAggctttattaatcctggagccttttctgatcacccagcagtggttttaccctattgttatcagcctggattaaaatacaacaggtgcatattgctgttcatttaagtactgttattatttaaagttgtgaccattatttttttttataattattcatgtgacagtcatcgttactgttatattgctgtatgaagactgctgttcatattgttgttagaagtatgatgaatatattatgacagttgttgagataattagaaaaggctgataacatttcaaatgtgttttaaatgaagtcggttactaagggcaatacatacaatgctgtacatttctatagttgaccaatgcaccttgaattaatttagttaattttttttttattctttaacaataaggatcatgtttgttcctcttccatgtgcattgtatttggcattcttagcacacaagttgtgttgtccagtaaactgggactataatttgggaggattgtacaatttgaagaacatatcctaattgtacaatcctcctaaattatagtcttagttcactggaccagtaactatctagtgatgtaggctactgtacattcatgtaacaacagggagaggacacctcaatggtttttgaacttatattttgctggggggggggggggaataactgatgaatatactctgttccattcatgtttacagtgtgcatggaatttatcacttaattatctttataatttctagattttagagtccaatttcttcagtgtctttattttctatgtccatatatagaagggagcaaggcatattatattatattagaggacaagtttccttctctacatattatatgcagagaaggaaactcgtcctctataaaaaataaaaaaattatacaaatataaaataaaaatatacatttatgaactattgctcttaactgaaaccattcaatgagtcaacgaacagttgtacactttgcattaaaagcgagcagtggaagttaatatgactcaggaaatgtatattttagcccatgagagagagggaggaacagagtgaaagagatatttacgcatcatattctagcgttgtagaaaattgatcttcatggtaaatttcctgagtaacattatcttctgcttacttttaaggcaaagagtacaactgttaatttgttaaatgattagtagcctaatccttgaatggaatgattatgacggtttcagttcagagcagtggtcagttaatgtatatgtttaggctgcttacacattcagtcgcTCCGTGATCGACTGCTACttctctcactgtttcattacagcggccatgtttcttttcttttttttttaacaaataatgtgtttcacgtcatcatacttccacaagaagctgctgctcactctgtagaaagtatgtacaatgcgtattctccattttggcatcaggaaatctgtgatcgacctcgcggtcttttgaggaaagccgtggacgcgcatctatctgaattacttcagcctgactcaacctagtctctcctcctcagcctgactccacctagtctctcctcctcagcctgactcgacctagtctctcctcctcagcctgactcgacctagtctctcctcctcagcctgactcgacctagtctctcctcctcagcctggctcgacctagtctctcctcctcagcctggctccacctagtctctcctcctcagcctgcctccacctagtctctcctcctcagcctggcttggccttcgtgaaacacatcaagccaggctgcacagattagactaggtcaagcctcgctttatcagttatcctggatttatacattctacttttgtgaaacaggccccaggacCAGTagagaccgagtccaaatgagagacagtcaaaactgagacagaaaaaaaagaatcctcttcaagagCACTTACTTACCCGTTCATAATTTATGTGATGTGAGAGACGGTATATCTTCTATATTAAGATGATCtttttgcattattattatttgtaatgaTCAAAAAGTAACAACACTGTAGgatcaaattaggccatattatttactttaagTAGAGCAATTTAACTTGGAACACCGatggaaaatgtaacaaataacaaGCAACACAGGTGTCACTAAAAAACTGACatgttcccattcttgaacttatGACTGGTCCTGAAGAATCCAGAGTACAAAGTGCTCTCTGACgttgtgtctgtggccaaaatgaaactGACTGATGtctgatgattgaggtatatAACGCAGCCAGGCAACCAATGGGAACGCtcgttctagatggattttaaattaaactaatatTTTATCAATGGATTTGTTTTAAAGGAGAAAGTTACTTTAGAACAAAAGCATATAGTGCTGGACTCGGTCCAGACCAAGAGAATATTTGGCCAGTCCAATGGCCGAGTCAGAGACGAGTCTAGTCCAGATACCAACGGGTCCAAGACGAGTCAACACAATAGAACAACGTCTTGAGTCTagactcgagtactacagccctggttAGAAGAGACATTACATACACAAAGATGATGTCACCCCTCTTGGAGTAGGCAGGGATTGCACTGGCGATGGTTGCAAAGCCGTAGGAATAGATGATGGCCTCTTCTGTCTTCATGAAGTTGGCCAGACGACTCTCCAGCTCCAGGTGAACATCTGGGGGAGAGACGCTAAGAAGTTAGACCAGAGTTTACAGCTGGTACAATTCAAAATTTTGTTGTACAATTAAttatctcagaaataattgggatttaacaatataatttaaactcaattaaatttttttaacaaattaaacatttgaATAAATCCCAgcatacatcttttggttatgaataacacaaatacacagcctctgaagtaaaccacgcctctttattaccataaaacatgttttctaaCTGCCCCCCCCGTCATATTTGTTGCTATGAATGTGTATAGgctcaagtgccaacaactaacaattgttataataataaaaatatatagtccgacaataatcacttatataattacaatttttcatatctaaacaaaatcaataaTTACCAGTAATACtccttaagaccttagctaatggtAGCAATATTGGGGTTAAACAAAACTGAcatcattccccctgctctggtgttccccctttcattccccctgctctggtgtttccccctctcattccccctgctctggcgtttccccatctcattccccctgctccggCGTTTCCccatctcattccccctgctccggCGTTTCCccatctcattccccctgctctggtgtttccccctctcattccccctgctctggcgtttccccctctcattccccctgctctggcgtttccccctcttatTACCCCTGCTCTGGCATGTCCCcgctcattccccctgctctggtgtttccccctctcgttccccctgctctggcgtttccccctctcattccccctgctctggcgtgtcccctctcattccccctgctctggtgtttcccccctctcattccccctgctctagggTTTCCCccactcattccccctgctctggtgtttccccctctcattacccctgctctggcgtgtcccctctcattccccctgctctggcgtgtccccTCTAGGTTTgggtatcgtttttttttttttcgataccggtgctaaagcggtacttttaaaacggtgcctgaaccaatactttttaagaaagtttaaaaaaagaagaaaaaaaagaatggtactaaacaacagtcggcgacatttaagaacaacttgtttattactacggccatatggtcaaaattaaatgatttaatagtaatgtaataactataacttataataaacaataacctatttcaccagtaaattgctgttgaatgatcTAAACAACCATCAGATAGTTATAGACAAgtattttacaacaactttgaatgcaccgcgaggctgtaggttaccagtttcagtgaacgcaccgtccgtgtttttccgacgtcgtcatctgctgcgctgcagagcagactgttgaaatacagtcacaccttacactgtttaacgttagctgtcagcattttaaccgtgtttaatccagctgctagcttaggtaggctaacgtttcctgctgttgagtgtagtgtaaagtcaggcaccgaaaatttcgttcttattcggtctcgttactaccgtttaggtcggaaccggtgccttattggcaccgcgtttcggtacccaaccctagtcccctctcattccccctgctctggtgtttccccctctcattccccctgctctggcgtttccccctctcattccccctgctctggcgtttccccctctcattccccctgctctggcgtttccccctctcattccccctgctctggtgttctgACCCGTTGTGGTTCTGAATCTGTGGGGTTGTGTttcaaacggagacctttggcaacaccgacactgacgccaacgtttctcctcctgattgggtcttatcggtcacgacgtctcattctctgagactaaagctactaacgttaccatggcaactaccagcagtggGCGGAGTCTCCCcactgcctcctgtttatgtccagtataccagaatgatgatgagatatgaggtttgggcgtgttagtttaaagagtagttcttctactggagataaaaacacttggtACACGGAGATCCAAAacatagcaatgtaaatgtagcctgaaaATAGCTTTTCACTCACCAAAGGTTCCATAGAAGCCCCTTGGACCACATGTGCCCACTCCATATTTCTTCAGCGATGCCAAAGCTTTTTGCTGTAATGACGAGAAGAAAAATGATTTATTCAGAGTTCCAATCGCACACCGATGCTCACTGGCAGCATGTCGAAAGGAAGGAAACATGTAAAACAGTACAACTACAGGTAGTGACGGCTTCGAGAATAAATACTGACCTTAACCCGCTCGTTGTCGAGGAGGCCCAGGAAGTTAAATGATGCAAAGTTAATGCACTCTTTCCCATTGATTATGATGTTGTGGCTGGGAGGTCTGTAACGGAAAACAGTGTGTTTTAATGCTCATCTTACTGTAACATTCAGAGCACAAAACAGCATCTAGTGACTGTATAAAACGTCACATGGATTGTTGTGAATTGGCTACACATGCAGGGACTTTGGTACGGTTGatactggaaaaaaaagaaagtggcAAACAGACACCGAGTGTGACTGAAAGTATCGGAGTATTAGGTTCATTTGGCCCGATGAGAACTGAAATATTtaatggaagaagtattcagatcctttacttatttaaaagtactaataccacagtgtaaaaataccctgttacaagtaaaagtcctgcattaaaaatgttacttaagtcaggaaaatgtagttaaagtattaaaagtaaagaagaatcctCTTTTTgtccattgtagaaagtgtaaaggatccaaccagttgtgtgtttaatggtctaactacgtgtgttttgtgtgtaggaatcttaatgtgtaaagtaactagtaactaaagctgtaacagatgaatgtagtggagtaaaaagtacaatatttctctctgaaatgtagcggagtagaagtagaaagtggcatgaaaagaaaagactcaagtaaagtacaagtacctcaacatgtgGACTGAactacagtactggagtactaGCTCATGTTAGCAATTCATTTCGGTTGAACAAAGAAACcgcgattatttaaaaaaaatgacaattagAAAGTAGTTATGTAATAATAGTAACAGGCCTAGCCACCACTGCTTGTTGGAGAAGATCTTGTTAGTAATGTGTTTGTGGGTAGGGGGGTGTCTGAGTGTTTTACCCTGTGACAACATCATAACTGAGGGAGGGATGGTCTTTGGATACGGGAGGAACCAGAGGCTCCGGCTGCCACTCCTCAATCAGGTCCTCCTTTTCCTGGAACAGGGAGCCACGGGACAGacattatcacacacacacacacacacacacacacacacacacacacacacacacacacacacacacacacacacacggttccCTCTGCTGGGCACGGAGCTCAGCTTACCTTCTCTGTCAGTCTGTAGGTCTCATGAAGCTTGTAGGTCTTGGAGAACAGAAGTCTGATGATCCACAGGATGAGGATGCCCTCCAGGATCAGGTGATAGGCAGGAGCCTGAGGGAGACAGGAACACCAGGATCATTTGGGTGTCAGACTTAGGCCTGGGCCGGTCACAGATTCTGATCAGCAAAAATATGACCGCTTcacggtattgcaattacagctttaaaatgcattattttgggcacctgggtagacacctggtagagcgcacgcccatatatagaggctcagtcctcgccgcaGCAGCCACGGGTTCGCTTCtgacctgcgaccctttgctgcgtgtcattccccttctctctcccccttcaagtctaagctgtcctgtcaataataAGGGCCTCAAAAtacccaaaaataatctttaaaaaataaaataaaatgtattattttgaaatgtctgggtagaaaacaacaacttttttatgttgaaacacactgcacactggcagggagagggatttctaaacGGAATTTTCTGTCCTTGAAGACGGAAAatgttagtggttttgaaaccgtgACTTTTATAGACCACTGCGTAGACAGAACTAGGTTTAGTTGGGGCTGGGCGGTATACTGACTTCAAGGTATATTGATATATAAATTCAAACGAGATATGGGACGagactaggggtgtaacgacaCATCTTTCTAGATTGATATATCGATTCAATCCTCAACGATCCAATATTATCcatacaaagtgaaaatatatatagtCATCTTCAAgattattttgaaattcccactttatatACATTCTCTTATTAAAAagagtagtttgtttttcataaaaaaaaatttagttttattttagttgcttttagtaaataaatataaatgtaagtGATTGGATTAAATGGGCTTATGCATCGTCTAGTATAGGTCGCAGGCCGGACTCAAATTGAATCAAAATCGCGacaacagtatataaatatatagatatcaaagtgtactcagttctgctgctttcagggttcttctaaaatacaacaaattgcttgttgaatttaaaacaaaagaaagaaattccTTTCCAACATTCTtcataaaaggcagcactaaaaaaaaaaagtgtgactgttatattttaatgtttagtGTTCTACTGATAATTTCTTTCAACTACAGAAAATCTCTGAGTatctttcgcgatatgttgcAGACTTTCACAATatgtatattgcgccagttgatattgcgatgactataaaaaaatatatatatatattgtgcagccctagtttaaaccCCTAGATGAGACAATAGCATATATCTTCATAAATCAATATAGTTTGATGTAGCGttacataaaaaatacataaacatcAGGGTAAACACAGAGGGAAGGGTGAAGATGGCTATCAGCTACGACTTATGACATCAGGGGGAGGAGCTGAGCACAGACCGCCACCTCTCTGCTGGGCGTCGGACACTGAGCTGGGTGGGTGGCCTGCGTCACTTTCCAGCGGGATGTCGGGAGCTGTGGGGTCctttagggctgggtacccaattaaaaactttttaggcgccgaccgaattgcctctaaagtatcgagtatcgaaaaatgtctCGTCAtccaatacccaatttcaatacctctCATCAGCGTCAATAAATCTCAttagcgtcagtgagccaatcagcatgcagcatgcttctaccaagatctaataatgtctgtgattggctgtctaacgttacacgtcgtagagacacgcaggaaaaactctacgttacacagagacggctcacgtacactgttagaaaagtccGTAGAAATACGGGCTAATATCCTGTTATGAAGGAATTTTCTGTAATGAATTTTCACAGGTGTTATTCtgtatttaaattttttggattaacagaaatATCTGTAAACTCAACGGAAAAGGTACTGGGAATATTCTGCCAGGACATTCTCCGTTTTTCAACGGATtttatttcttacagtgtagtaggagctgaaaaataaatgaaggatttgtgccaAAATGcgtaatgttgtcatttctttttgttaaaatggattttataaaattggcaTTGAAAAAAGGATCgctcaggaaccggtatcaaataCCATGGTATTGGTACCAGTATGGAACATTTataacaatacccagccctagtgtccttatgctcaatggtgttttaagcccccaacgtcgacttcaaggcacctaaccctaacccattgcctaatcctagtgccagtcaggcagcgctgcctggaaggcgatgttgtgggcttaaaacaccaaacacctgtCCTTACAGCGAGACTTGGCTGGATCCTGGGGTGCCAGCGCCGTTAAACCGGTCGACTCTTTCTCAATTTCAAGTAAGGTTAGACCGATAATCGaccccggccgattatcggaccgtttttttgtcagtttgcagatgatctgtatctgtgttttatttgcctgataactgataaagttaattaattaaaaagtggtctACTTTTGGCTCCTCTAcaactcaccactgagtctgacttaatgtccccccCACAgctatctgactctctgttactggggattatgttcaaagtttctcatccattaaataattgcttaaagcatttaaacacagTCTTGTGTTGGGACATTCCAaaattccaaaatcttaattttgatttaaagattttaattttctctgtaaatgcatatcggttccaaatatcggttattggtttcattaactaataataataataataataataataataataataataataataataataataataataggtatcgaccttgaaaaaccagtaccGGTCGATCCCTAGTTTCAAGTGGAACACGACTAAAACCAAccgtctttctttctttgcatTCTCCTCTCCCACAATGCACTAGATGAGGGTCATCTGGGAGCAGTAAGAGAATTGGATTCTGATGACACATCCAGCAAACAACAACGACGCATAGTGCATTCACTTTAGCAGTAATTCCTTCAGTAATAGTGACCAGCCTTTCCACAATAACGCCCTATAGAATGTGGACATATTACTTATCTTTAACCGTTAATCTATAATGTCATATAACTTGTCTTCTATAATGTGGTGTCTGATACCTTCTACCTGATCTGGTTCTTGAAGTTTCTTGTTAATCATTTGACTCAATTTGGTAGTTTTCTAATATTTCTTAACATGGGATATGAAATGCCTGACTCCATCTTGATAAATGGATGTAAGACTGAGATAGAGCACCAAGTCATCCCTGACAGTCTAATATGTTGTATTTTATGAATATAGTAGAATGTTGTCACTATACCAAACTCTGTACAATACATAACTCACACACTGCTTAAATATTGAATGAAATTATGGCTGCTAAACAGGCAAACCTCCATGGATATACACAAGGCTGACACTGTATGTGTAGCTCGTTACCTAATGCAGTCCTGAAGCATTCCAGCTTCAGCTGAGCCTGTTTACCGTTACATCACaatcagaaccagaaccagaatcagctttattggccaggtttgcgtagacaaacaaggaatttgactccggtaatctttgctctcaaagtacaacacttattatattaagaataaaaacagagatgacgataagaatataaaatatatatacacatctcAGGAAACCACAGAACTGACACTGACTAAGTATTATGGAAGAGGATGGACTTTACGCCAGTTTTGTAACAGTCTgctaaaatctttttttagagGCTAAATGGTCAGGTGACATGATAGCTCAAATGCTGTGAAGTTATTGGTCGAAGCTAGAAAAGTGTTACTATACAACAGGACATTGTGTAACTGCGCAGACACAAAACATCCTTAAATGTATTTCTGTACAATAACAAAAGTACATATAGAACTTTGCTATTTATCTTGGCTTCAACCTTATAACTCGGACAACCAGTTTCCTGAATATGCTCTAACTTTCGTGGCTAGCTAGCTCCAGCCGTAGCTGAGAATGTTCCATGCCTCTTCTGACTGGTCGGGCTCCAGCCACGGCCCCGCCTTCCCCGAGCCACGGGCACTTCCTGACTGGGAAGTTTTTACTAACCAGCCTCTCGGACTAGAGTAAAAACATCACCGAGGAGCTGAACATACGATACATCTGCGTGTAAACGCCACGTTGTACCCGACAGAGCTGTAGAGAGGAGAAACTTACCTCATAAAACGCTTGCACCATTTCCACCAACACCCACTGTTGCCCGGACGCCATGTTTATCTTCCTTCTATAACGTCTTCAGTGATGCTGCGTTTACGTTCCACAAGAAAAATTGTagacctggggcctgtttca
The Sander lucioperca isolate FBNREF2018 chromosome 14, SLUC_FBN_1.2, whole genome shotgun sequence genome window above contains:
- the sptlc1 gene encoding serine palmitoyltransferase 1 — protein: MASGQQWVLVEMVQAFYEAPAYHLILEGILILWIIRLLFSKTYKLHETYRLTEKEKEDLIEEWQPEPLVPPVSKDHPSLSYDVVTGPPSHNIIINGKECINFASFNFLGLLDNERVKQKALASLKKYGVGTCGPRGFYGTFDVHLELESRLANFMKTEEAIIYSYGFATIASAIPAYSKRGDIIFVDEAACFSIQKGLQASRSFIKYFKHNDMEDLERLLKEQELEDHKNPRKARVTRKFIVVEGLYINTADICPLPELLKLKYKYKVRIFLEESMSFGVLGEHGRGVTEHFGVNIDDIDLISANMENAVASIGGFCCGRSFVIDHQRLSGQGYCFSASLPPMLAAAAIEALNIMEEDPDIFTVLREKCKHVYTALQGTPGLKLVGVQFAPALHLQLERSSGSRDSDMQLLRTIVEYCMERGVALTLARYLEKEERFLPSPSIRVVVTIEQTDQDIQKAVSCIQEAASAVLK